GACACCGGCAGCGAGTACGCCGGGGCCAGGATCATCTTCACCGACACCGAGACCAGCAACTGGACCCTGGACGAGCAGAGCGGCCGCTACTACTGGCACCGCTTCTTCTCCAGTCAGCCGGACCTGAACTACGACAACCCCCGGGTCGTCGAGGAGATCCTCCAGGCCGCACGCTTCTGGCTGGACCTCGGCGTGGACGGCTTCCGCGTGGACGCCGTGCCCTACCTGATCGAACGCGAGGGCACCAACTGCGAGAACCTGCCCGAAACGCACGACATCCTCAAACGCTTCCGGAAGATGGTCGATCAGGACTACCCCGGCCGCGTCCTGCTGGCCGAGGCGAACCAGTGGCCCGAGGAGGTCGCCGAGTACTTCGGGACCGACGCCGACCCCGAATTCCACATGTGCTTCAACTTCCCGGTCATGCCCCGCCTGTATATGAGCCTGAAGAAGGAGGACACCACCTCTATCCGCGAGATCATGGAACGCCTGCCGGCCATCCCCGCGTTCGGGCAGTGGGTGACGTTCCTGCGCAACCACGACGAACTGACCCTGGAGATGGTCACCGACGACGAACGGGCCTTCATGTACGCCGCGTACGCCCCGGACACCCGCATGAAGATCAACGTCGGCATCCGCCGCCGCCTCGCCCCGCTGCTGGACAACGACCGGCGCCGCGTGGAACTCCTGACCACCGTTCTGCTGGCCCTGCCCGGCAGCCCCATCCTGTACTACGGCGACGAGATCGGTATGGGCGACGACCTGTCCCTGGCCGACCGCAACGGCGTGCGCACCCCCATGCAGTGGAACGCGGGCATGAGCGGCGGCTTCTCGACCGCCACACCCGACCAATGTTTCTTCCCGCCCATCGGGGACGCCGTGTACGGCTACGGCCGCGTGAACGTGCAGAGTCAGGAGCAGGACCCCAGCAGCCTCCTGAAGTGGACCAGCCGCCAGCTGGAACTGCGCCGCCGTCACCCGGCCTTCGCCACCGGCGAACTGGCGTTCGTGGACACCGACAACCCCGCCATCCTGGCATTCACGCGCCGCACCGACGACGAGACGCTGCTGATCGTCAGCAACTTCGCCGGCAACGCCCAGTCCGTCCACCTCGACCTGTCCCAGTACGCCGGACGGGTGCCGGTCACGCTGTCCGGCGCCAGTCCCTTCCCCGCCATCGGCGAGACGCCCTACCCCATGATCCTCGGGAAGTACGACTACTACTGGCTGCGCATCAACTGAACCTGCCCCCCACATGAATGCTCCGTTGAAACCCTCGAGCCGCGCAGAACGAAGAGGCGTGCGGCAGTGAAGTTGCCCCCCCCGGTGCCTCCGTGGGCCGAGCGAACCCGACGGGAGCCGTCTGACCGCTGCACCCACGCGTGCGGGCAGGCGGTCCGCGTCACGGCCAGCCGCAGCCCAGGGAAGCTCAGGCCGGGTGCAGCAGGGTGCTGCGGGCCTCCAGCGCGATGCTGCCCGTCCGGTCCAGACGGTCCACCACCGCGTCGAAGGTCCAGTCCTGCGCCCACACCCGCTTGACCGCCTGCAGGACCGCCGTGCCCGGTGGCAGCAGCGGCGCGTCCTCGGCCTGCGCCCCGTCCGCACGGCGCACCCGCACCACGCCGCCCGCCGGAAGGTTCGCGCGGGCCAGCGTCCGGTAGAACGCCTGCACCGCGTCATCCATCAGGTAAGACGTGCGGATCAGCGCCTGCGCCTGCACCGCCAGGGGTTCCAGGGCGTCCTCGTCGATGCGGGCCGGGCGGATCGGGGCGAAGAGCCGCCGCAGCTGCTCGGGCAGGTTCCCCCCCCGGTAGAAGGCCTCCTCGAACGCGGGCGGGACGATCACGCCCGGCGTGCCCACCGTCAATAGGCGGGTCACCTCGGCCAGCTCGGCCGGGGGCAGCGGGTGAGGAGCGCGGGCCTCCGCGAAGGTCAGCATGCCCGCAGCATAGGCCCCGCTCAGCGCAGGCGGCTGCGCATCCACGCCTTCACGCTGCTCGCGCCCGGCGTATCCCGCACCAGCACGGCCACGACGCCGCCCTCGAACGGGCAGACGACCAGCACCCGGTCCTGAAATTCCAGCTGCGCGGCCCTGAGCGCCCCGCCGACCTGCAGGTGAGGGGCGAGCGTCTGCGCGGACGTCAGCAGGAACCGCACGTACGTTCCGACCTGCGCACCGAGCAGATCCGTCGGCGTGAGGGGATCACCCTGGGTATCGAATACCCCCGCCGCGGTCACGCCCGGCAGCACACTGAGGCCCGCAGCGAACATCTGCGCCTGCTGCCACACCCGGTCCGGCGTGTTCCCCCTGCTCACCGGTGGCGCCGAGATCACCGTGCCCGACTGCGGCAGGCCACGGCCACCCGGGAGCGGAGGGGCGGCCGACGTGACCGGCGAACTCGGCGCAGGGCGAGGAGCGTCACGTCGCCCCAGCCACTTCTGCAGCGCGGGGAACAGTACGCCGGGTCGCAGCGGCTTGCGCAGGATGTCCAGCACCCCCAGCGCCGCAGCCTCGGCGCGCAGGTCCGCCTCGATCATGCCGGTCATGAACACCACGGGCAGCTGCGGATGCTCCCGCCGCAGGGTCCGCGCCAGTTCCACCCCGCTCATCCCGGGCATCCGCACGTCCGACAGGACCAGCGCCGTGTCGGCCGACACGGCCTGCAGGGCTGCCGCACCACTCTCGGCCAGCACGACGTTCACGTGCGGGGCCAGCAGGTACTCGAGGTTCTGCAGGACCGCCGGGCTGTCATCCACGATCAGGATCGTGGGACGCCGGGCAGCAGAAGCCGTCATTCCCTCAGCCTACCGCCCAGCCCAGCAGTCCACGTCCACACCCGCCAGACGGCCCGATATCCTGCCCGCATGACCCACCCCGACCCCCGGTTGCCCATCGGGCCTATCCCGCTGCTGGCCCGCACGCCGGGCACCCCCACTGAGGTCGCGGCGCGTATGGACGCCGCCGTGCAGGACTGGCACGACCTGCTGGCCGCCACGCCCCACGAGCGACTGACCGCCCGACCCCACCCGCACGGCTGGACGGTCGCGCAGCTCGCGCACCACACCGCCGACGCGCACGCCCACGGCCTGAGCCGCCTGAAGTACGCCCTGACCACTTCCGGGTACGTCGTGCAGCCCTTCGACCAGGACGCCTGGCTGACCCTCCCCGACGCCACGCTGCCCGTGGGGGACGCCCTGGACCTGCTGCGCGTCACGAAGCGCCGCTGGACCACCCTGCTGCGCACCCTGAACCCCGAGCAGCTCGACACGACCCTCACGCACCCGCAGGAAGGCCCGCAGACCCTCTGGAACCTGACCGCCAAGCACGACTGGCACCTGCGCCACCACCTCGCCCAGGCGAGGCTGGCCCTGACGGGGACCCCCTGAACGCCCTGCAGCCCCTGCTGGCCCTCGACCCGCGCCTGCCCGGCGTGTGGACGTGGGTGCAGGCCAGCATGCGGCCCGACGCGGCGCACGACGACGCGCACCTGGCCCGCGTGGCCCGCTGGACGATCCGCTGCGCCCCGGACCAGCCTCCCGCGCTGGCCGTCGCTGCCGCCCTGACGCACGACGTCGTGAACCTCCCCAAGAACCACCCCGACCGCGCCCACGCCAGCGACCTGAGCGCCCAGGCCGTCCTGAAACAGCTGCCCAGCCTGGGCTTCACCGGGGACGACGCGCGCTGCATCGCGGACGCCGTGCGCGACCACAGCTACTCACGCGGCGCGACGCCCACCACCCCGCTGGGCCGCGCGCTGCAGGACGCCGACCGCCTCGACGCTCTGGGCGCGCTGGGTGTCCTGCGCGTCGCGGGCGTCGGCGGGCAGCTGGGCCGCGCCCTGATGCACCCAGGAGACCCCTGGGCCGAGAACCGCGCCCCCGACGACCTCGCGTACACCATCGACCACTTCTTCACGAAACTCCTGCGCCTGGACGGCACGTTCCTGACCCCCGCCGGGCAGGCCGAGGCCAGACGCCGCACCCTGACCATGCGCGCGTTCCTCGCCGAACTCGCCAGCGAACTCGAAGTCGCGCCGCCGCAGGGGTGATGGTGAACGGTTGATGGTTGATAGAAGGCAACCTCTATCAACCATCAACCTTCATCGATCTACTCCAGATGCGCGTGGTCGTTGTACGTCACGAGCGCCCAGCGCGCCCCCTCACTCTGTCCGGTGCGGGTCAGGGTGGTCAGGCTCGTGTGGGACAGCTGGTACGGGAACGGCAGGACGTACCCCGGCTGCGGCCGGGCAGGCCAGCCGAACAGGTCGCACAGCAGCGCGCGGATCGCTGCGCCGTGCGTGAACGCGATCACGCGCCCGCCCGGCAGTCCGTCCGCCCAGTCGCGCAGGCGGGCGCCCACCTGCGACAGGCTCTCGCCGTCCGGGGCGGACGTGCCCCACGGGTCCAGCTGCCATCGCGCGTACCGGTCGTCCCGCTGCGCCTCGTCGGTGGTCACGCCCTCGAACACCCCAAA
The DNA window shown above is from Deinococcus sedimenti and carries:
- the treS gene encoding maltose alpha-D-glucosyltransferase; this encodes MTQTPVPEWYKSAVFYELSVRTFADGNGDGKGDFPGLTGKLDYLRGLGVDVLWILPCYPSPLRDDGYDVADYVGIHPDLGTLDDFKVFLRESHARGLRVITDFVTNHTSSDHPWFQAARRGPTLPDGTPNEYHDYYVWSDTGSEYAGARIIFTDTETSNWTLDEQSGRYYWHRFFSSQPDLNYDNPRVVEEILQAARFWLDLGVDGFRVDAVPYLIEREGTNCENLPETHDILKRFRKMVDQDYPGRVLLAEANQWPEEVAEYFGTDADPEFHMCFNFPVMPRLYMSLKKEDTTSIREIMERLPAIPAFGQWVTFLRNHDELTLEMVTDDERAFMYAAYAPDTRMKINVGIRRRLAPLLDNDRRRVELLTTVLLALPGSPILYYGDEIGMGDDLSLADRNGVRTPMQWNAGMSGGFSTATPDQCFFPPIGDAVYGYGRVNVQSQEQDPSSLLKWTSRQLELRRRHPAFATGELAFVDTDNPAILAFTRRTDDETLLIVSNFAGNAQSVHLDLSQYAGRVPVTLSGASPFPAIGETPYPMILGKYDYYWLRIN
- a CDS encoding HD domain-containing protein, whose product is MRPDAAHDDAHLARVARWTIRCAPDQPPALAVAAALTHDVVNLPKNHPDRAHASDLSAQAVLKQLPSLGFTGDDARCIADAVRDHSYSRGATPTTPLGRALQDADRLDALGALGVLRVAGVGGQLGRALMHPGDPWAENRAPDDLAYTIDHFFTKLLRLDGTFLTPAGQAEARRRTLTMRAFLAELASELEVAPPQG
- a CDS encoding response regulator; this encodes MTASAARRPTILIVDDSPAVLQNLEYLLAPHVNVVLAESGAAALQAVSADTALVLSDVRMPGMSGVELARTLRREHPQLPVVFMTGMIEADLRAEAAALGVLDILRKPLRPGVLFPALQKWLGRRDAPRPAPSSPVTSAAPPLPGGRGLPQSGTVISAPPVSRGNTPDRVWQQAQMFAAGLSVLPGVTAAGVFDTQGDPLTPTDLLGAQVGTYVRFLLTSAQTLAPHLQVGGALRAAQLEFQDRVLVVCPFEGGVVAVLVRDTPGASSVKAWMRSRLR
- a CDS encoding DinB family protein, which gives rise to MTHPDPRLPIGPIPLLARTPGTPTEVAARMDAAVQDWHDLLAATPHERLTARPHPHGWTVAQLAHHTADAHAHGLSRLKYALTTSGYVVQPFDQDAWLTLPDATLPVGDALDLLRVTKRRWTTLLRTLNPEQLDTTLTHPQEGPQTLWNLTAKHDWHLRHHLAQARLALTGTP
- a CDS encoding histidine phosphatase family protein gives rise to the protein MTDGLHLTLVRHGATDWNGAGRWQGWSDTPLGAVGEDQAARLRSRLAGRAFDRVFSSDLARAARTAELGLPAGTPLTLDARLRELHFGVFEGVTTDEAQRDDRYARWQLDPWGTSAPDGESLSQVGARLRDWADGLPGGRVIAFTHGAAIRALLCDLFGWPARPQPGYVLPFPYQLSHTSLTTLTRTGQSEGARWALVTYNDHAHLE